Proteins encoded within one genomic window of Callithrix jacchus isolate 240 chromosome 11, calJac240_pri, whole genome shotgun sequence:
- the GSTK1 gene encoding glutathione S-transferase kappa 1 isoform X1, giving the protein MGPVPRTLELFYDVLSPYSWLGFEVLCRYRNIWNINLQLRPSFIGGIMKDSGNKAPALIPRKGQYMANDIKLLRQHVQVPIQFPKDFFFVVLEKGSLSAMRFLTAVNLEHPEMLENVSRELWMRIWSRDEDITQPQSILAAAEKAGMSAEQAQGLLEKSSTSKVKNQLRETTEAACRYGAFGLPITVAHVDGQTHMIFGSDRMELLAYLLGEKWMGPVPPAVNARL; this is encoded by the exons ATGGGGCCCGTGCCGCGCACCCTGGAGCTCTTCTACGATGTGCTGTCCCCCTACTCCTGGCTGGGCTTCGAG GTCCTGTGCCGGTATCGAAACATCTGGAACATCAACCTGCAGTTGCGGCCCAGCTTCATAGGAGGGATCATGAAAGACAGTG GAAACAAGGCTCCAGCTCTGATTCCCCGCAAAGGACAATACATGGCAAACGACATAAAGCTCCTGAGACAGCATGTCCAGGTTCCCATCCAGTTCCCTAAGGACTTCTTCTTTGTGGTTCTTGAAAAAG GAAGTTTGTCTGCCATGCGTTTCCTCACCGCGGTGAACCTGGAGCATCCAGAGATGCTGGAGAACGTGTCCCGGGAACTGTGGATGCGCATCTGGTCACGG GATGAAGACATCACCCAGCCCCAGAGCATCCTGGCC GCTGCTGAGAAGGCTGGTATGTCTGCGGAACAAGCCCAGGGGCTTCTGGAAAAGAGCTCAACATCAAAGGTGAAGAACCAGCTCAGGGAGACCACTGAGGCAGCCTGCAGATACGGG GCCTTTGGGCTTCCCATCACTGTGGCCCATGTGGATGGCCAAACTCACATGATATTTGGCTCTGACCGGATGGAGCTGCTGGCGTACCTGCTGG GAGAGAAGTGGATGGGCCCTGTGCCTCCAGCTGTGAATGCCAGACTTTAA
- the TMEM139 gene encoding transmembrane protein 139 isoform X2, with the protein MWGLEEDRSDQGLWPLCWAFAYTIFSQAVVSLCLWCACVHFLPPPGAWADTRGKEKRESDRLQSMQTESPRPSGNARDNEAFEVPVYEEAVVVLESQCRPQELDLPPPYSTVVIPPAPEEGQPSHPEGSRRVGLERRMASEGSMAQEGSPGRTPISLRLRGPQAVSTAPDLQSLGEPPRLEPLTPPPAYDVCFGHPDDDSVFYEDNWPPP; encoded by the exons ATGTGGGGTCTAGAAGAGGACAGGAGTGATCAGGGCCTctggccactgtgctgggcctttgCCTATACGATTTTTTCTCAAGCAGTTGTGTCCCTGTGTCTttggtgtgcctgtgtgcactTTCTCCCTCCACCAGGAGCATGGGCTGAcaccagaggaaaggaaaaaagggagtcAGACAGG CTCCAATCAATGCAGACTGAGAGCCCAAGGCCGTCAGGCAATGCACG GGACAATGAAGCCTTTGAAGTGCCAGTCTACGAAGAGGCAGTGGTGGTGCTGGAATCCCAGTGCCGCCCCCAAGAGCTGGACCTACCACCCCCCTACAGCACTGTTGTGATACCTCCAGCACCTGAGGAGGGACAGCCTAGCCATCCAGAGGGGTCCAGGAGAGTCGGACTGGAGAGGCGAATGGCCTCAGAGGGGTCTATGGCCCAGGAAGGAAGCCCTGGAAGAACTCCAATCAGCCTCCGGCTTCGGGGACCACAGGCTGTGTCCACCGCTCCTGACCTGCAGAGTTTGGGGGAACCCCCTAGATTAGAGCCTCTGACTCCACCCCCTGCCTATGATGTCTGCTTTGGTCACCCTGATGATGATAGTGTTTTTTATGAAGACAACTGGCCACCCCCTTAA
- the TMEM139 gene encoding transmembrane protein 139 isoform X1, translating into MVPTHLLGRLEKPLLLLCCTSFLLGLALLGIKPDISSIAYFFLTLGGFFLFAYLLVRFLEWGLRFQLQSMQTESPRPSGNARDNEAFEVPVYEEAVVVLESQCRPQELDLPPPYSTVVIPPAPEEGQPSHPEGSRRVGLERRMASEGSMAQEGSPGRTPISLRLRGPQAVSTAPDLQSLGEPPRLEPLTPPPAYDVCFGHPDDDSVFYEDNWPPP; encoded by the exons ATGGTGCCAACTCACTTACTGGGGAGACTGGAGAAGCCACTTCTCCTCCTGTGCTGCACCTCCTTCCTACTGGGGCTGGCTTTGCTGGGCATAAAGCCGGACATCAGCTCCATTGCTTATTTCTTTCTCACATTGGGTGGCTTCTTCTTGTTTGCCTACCTCCTGGTCCGGTTTCTGGAATGGGGGCTTCGGTTCCAGCTCCAATCAATGCAGACTGAGAGCCCAAGGCCGTCAGGCAATGCACG GGACAATGAAGCCTTTGAAGTGCCAGTCTACGAAGAGGCAGTGGTGGTGCTGGAATCCCAGTGCCGCCCCCAAGAGCTGGACCTACCACCCCCCTACAGCACTGTTGTGATACCTCCAGCACCTGAGGAGGGACAGCCTAGCCATCCAGAGGGGTCCAGGAGAGTCGGACTGGAGAGGCGAATGGCCTCAGAGGGGTCTATGGCCCAGGAAGGAAGCCCTGGAAGAACTCCAATCAGCCTCCGGCTTCGGGGACCACAGGCTGTGTCCACCGCTCCTGACCTGCAGAGTTTGGGGGAACCCCCTAGATTAGAGCCTCTGACTCCACCCCCTGCCTATGATGTCTGCTTTGGTCACCCTGATGATGATAGTGTTTTTTATGAAGACAACTGGCCACCCCCTTAA
- the GSTK1 gene encoding glutathione S-transferase kappa 1 isoform X2, with product MGPVPRTLELFYDVLSPYSWLGFEVLCRYRNIWNINLQLRPSFIGGIMKDSGNKAPALIPRKGQYMANDIKLLRQHVQVPIQFPKDFFFVVLEKGSLSAMRFLTAVNLEHPEMLENVSRELWMRIWSRDEDITQPQSILAAAEKAGMSAEQAQGLLEKSSTSKVKNQLRETTEAACRYGAFGLPITVAHVDGQTHMIFGSDRMELLAYLLGPTPATNTPKNSVQSL from the exons ATGGGGCCCGTGCCGCGCACCCTGGAGCTCTTCTACGATGTGCTGTCCCCCTACTCCTGGCTGGGCTTCGAG GTCCTGTGCCGGTATCGAAACATCTGGAACATCAACCTGCAGTTGCGGCCCAGCTTCATAGGAGGGATCATGAAAGACAGTG GAAACAAGGCTCCAGCTCTGATTCCCCGCAAAGGACAATACATGGCAAACGACATAAAGCTCCTGAGACAGCATGTCCAGGTTCCCATCCAGTTCCCTAAGGACTTCTTCTTTGTGGTTCTTGAAAAAG GAAGTTTGTCTGCCATGCGTTTCCTCACCGCGGTGAACCTGGAGCATCCAGAGATGCTGGAGAACGTGTCCCGGGAACTGTGGATGCGCATCTGGTCACGG GATGAAGACATCACCCAGCCCCAGAGCATCCTGGCC GCTGCTGAGAAGGCTGGTATGTCTGCGGAACAAGCCCAGGGGCTTCTGGAAAAGAGCTCAACATCAAAGGTGAAGAACCAGCTCAGGGAGACCACTGAGGCAGCCTGCAGATACGGG GCCTTTGGGCTTCCCATCACTGTGGCCCATGTGGATGGCCAAACTCACATGATATTTGGCTCTGACCGGATGGAGCTGCTGGCGTACCTGCTGG GGCCAACTCCTGCTACCAACACACCTAAGAACAGTGTGCAGAGTCTGTGA
- the GSTK1 gene encoding glutathione S-transferase kappa 1 isoform X3 gives MGPVPRTLELFYDVLSPYSWLGFEVLCRYRNIWNINLQLRPSFIGGIMKDSGNKAPALIPRKGQYMANDIKLLRQHVQVPIQFPKDFFFVVLEKGSLSAMRFLTAVNLEHPEMLENVSRELWMRIWSRDEDITQPQSILAAAEKAGMSAEQAQGLLEKSSTSKVKNQLRETTEAACRYGAFGLPITVAHVDGQTHMIFGSDRMELLAYLLGIFCGPGGCLSSP, from the exons ATGGGGCCCGTGCCGCGCACCCTGGAGCTCTTCTACGATGTGCTGTCCCCCTACTCCTGGCTGGGCTTCGAG GTCCTGTGCCGGTATCGAAACATCTGGAACATCAACCTGCAGTTGCGGCCCAGCTTCATAGGAGGGATCATGAAAGACAGTG GAAACAAGGCTCCAGCTCTGATTCCCCGCAAAGGACAATACATGGCAAACGACATAAAGCTCCTGAGACAGCATGTCCAGGTTCCCATCCAGTTCCCTAAGGACTTCTTCTTTGTGGTTCTTGAAAAAG GAAGTTTGTCTGCCATGCGTTTCCTCACCGCGGTGAACCTGGAGCATCCAGAGATGCTGGAGAACGTGTCCCGGGAACTGTGGATGCGCATCTGGTCACGG GATGAAGACATCACCCAGCCCCAGAGCATCCTGGCC GCTGCTGAGAAGGCTGGTATGTCTGCGGAACAAGCCCAGGGGCTTCTGGAAAAGAGCTCAACATCAAAGGTGAAGAACCAGCTCAGGGAGACCACTGAGGCAGCCTGCAGATACGGG GCCTTTGGGCTTCCCATCACTGTGGCCCATGTGGATGGCCAAACTCACATGATATTTGGCTCTGACCGGATGGAGCTGCTGGCGTACCTGCTGG GTATTTTCTGTGGCCCTGGGGGCTGTCTCTCTTCCCCCTAG